In Betaproteobacteria bacterium, the sequence CACGTCGCGATGGCGGCCGATTCGTTCTCGACGGCATAAAGACCTGGATTTCGAACGCGGGGATCGCGGCGCAGTACCTCGTGTTTGCCCGCACCGGAGAGCAGCCGGGCGCCAAAGGATTGTCGGCGTTCGTCGTCGATGCGCATACGCCGGGCCTCAGCGTGACGGAGCGCATCGAAGTGATAGCGCCACACCCGCTGGGCACATTGCGATTCGACAACTGCCGCGTACCGGTCGCCAATCTGCTGGGGAAGACCGGCGACGGCTTCCGCATCGCGATGGCGACACTCGACGTGTTCCGCGCAACCGTCGGGGCTGCGGCACTCGGCTTCGCGCGCCGTGCGCTGGCCGAGACACTCGGACACGTGCGGAACCGAACGCTTTTCGGCGGCCGACTCTCCGACATGCAAGCCACGCGCATGCGCGTGAGTGAAATGGCACTGGAGGTCGATGCCGCCGCATTGCTCGTGTACCGTGCCGCGTGGGCGAAGGATCGAGGCGCAGAGCGTGTGACGCGGGAGGCGTCCATGGCAAAGCTCTATGCGACCGAAGCCGCCCAGCGCGTGATCGATTCGGCGGTGCAGCTATTCGGCGGTCTCGGCGTGACTTCCGGGAGCGCCGTGGAGCGCCTCTATCGGGAGATCCGGCCGTTGCGCATTTACGAGGGTACGAGCGAGATTCAGAAGCTCATCATCGCCAATCAGATAGCTCGCTAGAAAAGCCGAGAGACCGATCGACGCTCGATGAACGGATCGGAGTGAAGCCCGGTTCTACCGTATCCATCTCGAATCCTGCGAGTTAGGCGCGTAGAACCGATTACCGCCGCGCCGGCTTGCCGAGCAGGCTGTCCGCGATGATGTTGCGCTGAATTTGATTGGTGCCTTCGACGATCTGCAGGACCTTGGCATCCCTGAAATAACGCTGGATCGGGAACTCAGCCGAGACGCCGGCTGCTCCGAAGAGCTGGACGGCATTGGTGGCAACGCGCATCGCGTTGTCGGTGGACAAGCACTTGGCCATCGCCGCTATCGGCGCGAGCTCCCGGCCGCTCGCGCCGGAATCGACGAGCGCGGCAGCGCGGTACATCAGCTGGCGCGCGGCCTCGGTCTCGATCGCCATGTCGGCCACCATCCAGCGAAGACCCTGGAAGTCACTCACGGTCTGTCCGAATGCACGGCGGTTCTGGATGAACTCGATCGCGTGATCCAGGGCGCCCTGCGCAAGGCCGACGCCGCGCGCCGCAATGATCGGGCGCGACTGGTTGAATGCTTCCATTACGACCTTGAACCCCTGACTGGGGTCGGAGCCGAGCAAATCCTCGTTGGGGACGAACACACCGTCGAGAAACAGCGGGCACGATGGGACGCCACGGGCGCCCATCTTGTCCTCCTTGCGGCCGACGACGAAGCCGCTCGCGCCTTGCTTCACGATGAAAAGCCCGATCGTCGGCTTGCGGGTCCCGCCTTCGAGCTTTGCAGCGACCAAAATGAAATCCGCGACCGGCGCGTTGGTGCACCAGATCTTGGCGCCGTCCAGACGGTAGCCACCGGCAACACGTGTGGCCCGCGTCGTGATCCCCTGCACGTCGGAACCGCTCTGCGGCTCGGTGGTGGAAAACGCAGCGCGCAGTGCACCGCTCGCAAGCCCGGGAAGGTACCGATCCTTTTGCGCCTGGGTGCCTCCGGTGAGGATGGCACCGAATGGCAACCACTGCACGACCAGCAGATAAGCCGTGTTGTAGCAAACGCGCCCGAGTTCTTCCACCGCGATGCAGGCAGACAGCATGCTGCCGCTGCCGCCATACTGTGGTGGGAAGGGCAGTGTAAAAAGCCCGAGCTCCTTCAGCAGCTGGAACATGTCGGCGGGATACTCGGCGTCGCGATCGATCGCGCTCGCGCGCGCGGCCACCTTCTCACGGGCCACGCGCCGAATGAGATCCTGGATCTGCCGCTGTTCGTCCGTCAGGCTGTAGCTCATGGTGCAGCGAGGCAGTTGCGAGTGCAAGCTCGCATGGAGGGTCGCAACTATTGAGCAGTGTCGGTGGCCATTCGATGATTCGGCTGGGGTGGCCTTCGCCCATTGCTAGGGCGACTACGACATTGGTGTCAAGCACCCAGACGCATTGCGTTTGCGCGCCGCTCGCACGGCGTTGATTTCGGCTGGATCTCTTGTTGGCGCGGCCATTTGGGTCACCCAACTTCGAAAGCCTCGATGTGCCAGACATCGAGCATGCTCGAACCGGCCGTCTCAGACCTTGGGTGAGTCTAGCAGAGACAGGTCATTCGCCCGAGTCGGCCTTTCACCAGGGTGAGGCATGCGACTGCCCGGCGCAAGTGGTTCGCCGTAGCAATGCTTTGTCCAGCGGCCAATGCAGTATCTCATCATGTATCAATCGCTTAGAGCGAAACGATCCGGGCCGTCCGTAGAGCGGGGATTTGCTCGGCTCGCCGCGGGCACGCCACTTCATCGACGCCACCTTATCCCCGGTGCGTATCCGGTAGTGGATCACGCACCCCGTGGCCGTCGCGCGTCAGCTCTATCTGGCCCAGTAAG encodes:
- a CDS encoding acyl-CoA dehydrogenase; amino-acid sequence: MSYSLTDEQRQIQDLIRRVAREKVAARASAIDRDAEYPADMFQLLKELGLFTLPFPPQYGGSGSMLSACIAVEELGRVCYNTAYLLVVQWLPFGAILTGGTQAQKDRYLPGLASGALRAAFSTTEPQSGSDVQGITTRATRVAGGYRLDGAKIWCTNAPVADFILVAAKLEGGTRKPTIGLFIVKQGASGFVVGRKEDKMGARGVPSCPLFLDGVFVPNEDLLGSDPSQGFKVVMEAFNQSRPIIAARGVGLAQGALDHAIEFIQNRRAFGQTVSDFQGLRWMVADMAIETEAARQLMYRAAALVDSGASGRELAPIAAMAKCLSTDNAMRVATNAVQLFGAAGVSAEFPIQRYFRDAKVLQIVEGTNQIQRNIIADSLLGKPARR
- a CDS encoding acyl-CoA dehydrogenase, coding for MNTRAHWSSELDSSYLDWPFLDDSHRQLARDLAHWADENLDASASAEDDAERTVIDLVRRLGAGGWLRYVVPSALGGVTPRLDVRSLCLIREVLARHAGLADFAFAMQGLGSGAITLFGTPEQQQRYLPAVARGDRIAAFALSEPGAGSDVAALSMAARRDGGRFVLDGIKTWISNAGIAAQYLVFARTGEQPGAKGLSAFVVDAHTPGLSVTERIEVIAPHPLGTLRFDNCRVPVANLLGKTGDGFRIAMATLDVFRATVGAAALGFARRALAETLGHVRNRTLFGGRLSDMQATRMRVSEMALEVDAAALLVYRAAWAKDRGAERVTREASMAKLYATEAAQRVIDSAVQLFGGLGVTSGSAVERLYREIRPLRIYEGTSEIQKLIIANQIAR